In the Kribbella sp. NBC_00482 genome, one interval contains:
- a CDS encoding carbohydrate ABC transporter permease, which translates to MNRSWYTPRRLLTYLLVAGIAVTALFPLAWMAISGFKSQNEVLRSPFQFFPDVWRLDNYRLILADPAFVRAMVITFVGAVIFTVASLVVNSMAAYAFARLDFAGKQLWWLVCITPMFVPAMAILLTSFVVVSKLRMLDTLAVLIIPGVAASGQMFFLRQFYLNMPAAVEEAALIDGATRWQIFLQIFVPQSLGPFVVVGIASFLGYWNSYVWPVLVVSNPDLTQIMQYLATFRSARGNEWGMLMAGSTLAALPTILLVLIFQRYIVNGVRLAGIK; encoded by the coding sequence ATGAACCGCTCGTGGTACACACCGCGCCGGCTCCTGACCTACCTGCTCGTCGCCGGTATCGCCGTGACCGCGCTCTTTCCGCTCGCATGGATGGCGATCTCCGGCTTCAAGAGCCAGAACGAGGTGCTGCGCAGTCCGTTCCAGTTCTTCCCCGACGTCTGGCGGCTCGACAACTACCGCCTGATCCTCGCGGACCCGGCGTTCGTCCGCGCCATGGTCATCACCTTCGTCGGCGCCGTCATTTTCACCGTCGCGAGCCTGGTGGTGAACTCCATGGCGGCGTACGCGTTCGCCCGTCTCGATTTCGCGGGGAAGCAGCTGTGGTGGCTGGTCTGCATCACGCCGATGTTCGTCCCGGCGATGGCGATCCTGCTGACGTCGTTCGTCGTGGTGAGCAAGCTCCGCATGCTCGACACCCTGGCGGTGCTGATCATCCCCGGCGTCGCGGCGAGCGGTCAGATGTTCTTCCTGCGGCAGTTCTACCTCAACATGCCGGCCGCGGTGGAGGAGGCCGCGCTCATCGACGGCGCCACCCGCTGGCAGATCTTCCTGCAGATCTTCGTGCCGCAGTCGCTCGGGCCGTTCGTCGTCGTCGGCATCGCCTCGTTCCTCGGGTACTGGAACTCCTACGTCTGGCCGGTGCTCGTCGTGTCGAACCCCGACCTGACCCAGATCATGCAGTACCTCGCGACGTTCCGCTCGGCGCGCGGCAACGAGTGGGGCATGCTGATGGCCGGATCGACCCTGGCGGCGCTGCCGACGATCCTGCTCGTCCTCATCTTCCAGCGGTACATCGTCAACGGCGTCCGCCTCGCCGGCATCAAGTGA
- a CDS encoding SidA/IucD/PvdA family monooxygenase, whose amino-acid sequence MSEHVVELLAIGAGPSNLGLAVALEELAPDLAANTLLIDRNTTIEWQPGMLMPWATSQVSFLKDLVTQRDPSSRFSFLNHLYETGRLDEFVNMSTFTPYRVEFAEYLRWVADSLTRVRIRLGCECVAIRPRRDDAGSVTGWVTSLADGTTILSRYLVYGGSREPNIPPELAGVSRDRIIHSTQYRQRMAELDGELPYRVALVGSSQSAAEMFRALRDDLRDSDITWLMRSIGLSSDQSSKFTNEMYYPSFVDEFYDARPAAREQILRELYRTNYSVVTPPMLEHLYADLYLDRFEDRTNRRLVTMVDITAAHEAGDEVVLELTDRRTGAVTELRRDLVFLGTGFDTRMPRLVRELASDLELDSVEVSRQYRLELNDDSTAACYLQGVNEETHGISDSLLSVLAQRAEEICRDIVAHRGRIPATAVSAEEPAGL is encoded by the coding sequence ATGTCCGAACACGTAGTCGAACTGCTGGCGATCGGTGCCGGGCCGTCCAATCTCGGGCTCGCGGTCGCGCTCGAGGAGTTGGCGCCTGATCTCGCGGCGAACACCCTGCTGATCGACCGGAACACGACGATCGAGTGGCAGCCCGGCATGCTGATGCCCTGGGCGACGAGCCAGGTGTCGTTCCTCAAGGACCTGGTCACGCAGCGGGACCCGAGCAGCCGTTTCTCGTTCCTGAACCACCTGTACGAGACCGGCCGGCTCGACGAGTTCGTCAACATGAGCACGTTCACGCCGTACCGCGTCGAATTCGCGGAGTACCTGCGCTGGGTCGCAGATTCACTCACCCGGGTCCGCATCCGCCTGGGATGTGAGTGCGTCGCGATACGGCCGCGGCGGGACGACGCCGGGTCCGTGACGGGCTGGGTCACCAGCCTTGCCGACGGTACGACGATCCTCAGCAGATACCTGGTGTACGGCGGCAGCCGCGAACCGAACATCCCGCCAGAGCTCGCCGGCGTGTCCCGGGACCGGATCATCCACAGCACGCAGTACCGCCAACGGATGGCCGAACTCGACGGCGAGCTGCCGTACCGAGTCGCCCTGGTGGGCAGCTCGCAGAGTGCCGCCGAGATGTTCCGCGCACTGCGCGACGACCTGCGCGACAGCGACATCACGTGGCTGATGCGGTCCATCGGTCTGAGCTCGGACCAGTCGAGCAAGTTCACCAACGAGATGTACTACCCGTCGTTCGTCGACGAGTTCTACGACGCCCGACCCGCCGCGCGGGAGCAGATCCTCAGGGAGCTCTACCGGACCAACTACTCGGTCGTCACTCCCCCGATGCTCGAGCATCTGTACGCCGACCTCTACCTCGATCGCTTCGAGGACCGCACCAATCGGCGACTCGTCACGATGGTGGACATCACGGCCGCCCACGAGGCCGGGGACGAAGTGGTGCTGGAGCTCACCGACCGGCGGACCGGAGCCGTCACCGAGCTGCGCCGCGACCTGGTGTTCCTCGGCACCGGTTTCGACACTCGCATGCCGCGGCTGGTCCGCGAGCTCGCGAGCGATCTCGAGCTCGACAGCGTCGAAGTGTCTCGCCAGTACCGACTGGAACTGAACGACGACAGCACCGCGGCGTGCTATCTCCAGGGCGTCAACGAAGAGACGCACGGCATCTCCGACTCACTGCTCAGTGTGCTGGCCCAGCGGGCCGAGGAGATCTGCCGGGACATCGTCGCGCACCGGGGCCGAATCCCCGCGACGGCTGTATCAGCCGAGGAGCCGGCCGGGCTCTAA
- a CDS encoding PqqD family protein, which yields MTTLELDRSPADGVAQARERTLAGLRSAMPPDLMAEALRCSGRLLDELPHRRELERNLVLVAFGGGKDSAYMLAFVRAMQLILDRVHGRTFRMRVATNRHAGMPRAVLENIDREYRALGLTDDPDCELLLVDGDEISAFDVDSPQREHVVRRNRLDILMTGHRTFADGRPTFCNSCNLSVFNAFGLAAAYGDGADVLITGDSPQEQRQYSFWVGRLARSLRTAPAERQRAGRSGFGRILGRLDDISQSYFADIHGPEATAAITERRVSVDVPDRLRFFTVYGETAYAAGDHFDLLTGFLGFEFDDLAFSFTESDCANPALMAHLRGLKAERLFQRSYDEGLTEYVGFALGLMRKKDIPDELVEVMRVRYDGPDAPLRMRRAAEEYALTTFGLTEEHLVCMTYSPFAGQGAGLERFLDREYPALSVRISDIHSLLAGAAEDPTLAAELERISGLTPSQLRVLYSRSVQSTDGGTPVIDLILAGDPHKAVIETRHSKDGPNTFEQISGR from the coding sequence ATGACAACACTCGAACTGGATCGCTCCCCTGCCGACGGTGTCGCACAGGCACGGGAACGGACGCTCGCCGGGCTGCGGTCGGCGATGCCGCCCGATCTCATGGCTGAGGCGCTGCGCTGCAGCGGACGGCTCCTCGACGAGTTGCCGCACCGGCGGGAGCTGGAGCGCAACCTCGTCCTGGTGGCGTTCGGCGGCGGCAAGGACAGCGCGTACATGCTGGCCTTCGTCCGCGCGATGCAGCTGATCCTGGACAGGGTTCACGGCCGCACGTTCCGGATGCGGGTGGCGACCAACCGGCACGCGGGCATGCCGCGCGCGGTACTCGAGAACATCGACCGCGAGTACCGGGCGCTCGGCCTGACCGACGACCCGGACTGCGAGCTGCTGCTCGTCGACGGCGACGAGATCAGCGCGTTCGACGTCGACTCCCCGCAGCGCGAACACGTCGTACGGCGCAATCGGCTCGACATCCTGATGACCGGTCACCGGACGTTCGCCGACGGACGGCCGACGTTCTGCAACTCCTGCAATCTCAGCGTCTTCAACGCCTTCGGGCTGGCGGCGGCGTACGGCGACGGCGCCGACGTGCTGATCACCGGCGACTCACCGCAGGAGCAACGTCAGTACAGCTTCTGGGTCGGCCGGCTGGCCCGGAGTTTGCGCACTGCCCCAGCCGAACGGCAGCGTGCGGGCCGGAGCGGGTTCGGCCGGATCCTCGGCCGGCTCGACGACATCTCGCAGTCGTACTTCGCCGACATCCACGGCCCGGAGGCCACCGCCGCGATCACCGAGCGCCGGGTCAGCGTGGACGTCCCGGATCGGCTGCGGTTCTTCACCGTCTACGGTGAGACCGCCTACGCGGCCGGCGACCACTTCGACCTGCTGACCGGCTTCCTCGGCTTCGAGTTCGACGACCTCGCGTTCAGCTTCACCGAGTCCGACTGTGCGAACCCGGCACTCATGGCGCACCTGCGCGGTCTGAAGGCCGAGCGCCTGTTCCAGCGGTCGTACGACGAGGGCCTGACCGAGTACGTCGGGTTCGCGCTCGGATTGATGCGCAAGAAGGACATCCCGGACGAACTGGTCGAGGTGATGCGCGTCCGGTACGACGGCCCGGACGCACCGCTCCGGATGCGGCGGGCCGCCGAGGAGTACGCGCTGACGACCTTCGGGCTCACCGAGGAGCACCTGGTCTGCATGACCTACTCCCCCTTCGCCGGACAGGGCGCCGGGCTCGAGCGGTTCCTGGATCGCGAGTACCCGGCCCTGTCCGTGCGGATCAGCGACATCCACAGCCTGCTGGCCGGTGCGGCCGAAGATCCCACGCTGGCCGCCGAACTGGAGCGGATCAGCGGCCTCACGCCGAGCCAGTTGCGCGTGCTGTACAGCCGGTCCGTGCAGAGCACCGACGGCGGTACGCCGGTCATCGACCTGATCCTGGCGGGCGATCCGCACAAGGCGGTCATCGAGACCCGGCACTCCAAGGACGGTCCGAACACCTTCGAACAGATTTCGGGACGGTAG
- a CDS encoding cupin domain-containing protein, giving the protein MVVHISRLDRDNLLHEYGVDTQRLQPWPVLNAPFETSYAVCRAGTVSKLHTHHEQEIFVAVSGECVIECGGERQPFRAGDVAYFTPGQLHRVHNLTDEDFVFCSIWWDPQMAHRFLAEYAGSDTETFAAEAAANAAENDRTAEAIETAERVGASQ; this is encoded by the coding sequence ATGGTCGTACACATCTCCCGGCTGGATCGCGACAACCTGCTGCACGAGTACGGCGTGGACACCCAGCGCCTGCAACCGTGGCCGGTCCTGAACGCCCCGTTCGAGACCAGCTACGCGGTCTGCCGGGCGGGGACGGTCTCCAAGCTGCACACCCATCACGAGCAGGAGATCTTCGTCGCCGTCTCCGGGGAGTGCGTGATCGAGTGCGGCGGTGAGCGGCAGCCGTTCCGGGCCGGCGACGTCGCGTACTTCACGCCCGGCCAGCTGCACCGGGTGCACAACCTCACCGACGAGGACTTCGTCTTCTGCAGCATCTGGTGGGACCCGCAGATGGCCCACCGATTCCTTGCCGAGTACGCCGGATCGGACACCGAGACGTTCGCCGCCGAGGCCGCCGCCAACGCCGCCGAGAACGACCGGACCGCCGAGGCCATCGAGACCGCCGAGCGAGTAGGAGCCAGCCAATGA
- a CDS encoding class I tRNA ligase family protein, which translates to MTQLLPSDDNRPVLVLGPNPTPNGGMHLGHIAGPYLAGDVYARYQRARGRNVIFTSETDDSQTYVVASAGRAGITPEELCKQSTAKIQAALSAIGISIDGFGPFDQTYRATVLQYFSALHAAGVFRLKTVRLPFLERTGEFMVEGLIEGDCPVCLTSSRGGLCETCCHPNNFDQLINPHSTINPDDELTYREATIMVLPLEEYRAQLTTYHEKLAAHRRPHVRQMIAELLSRPLQDVPITFPLTWGIDAQFPEVPGQVLNAWLELIPAGMFTTSYAAAKLGRDTVPGDLWRKAEDLRIVHFLGFDNAYYFCLPHIAMLMAHGDKYVWPESIINNEFYELESSKFSTSKGHVLTPEELLEEVPRDIARLYLALTAPEYQRSTFSRAGLDTMAEERLVGPWNQLAGILAKAVANAGGDSRLPVSDAGRQRVALMLERFDLGYEMPTFNLNRSADTVLVQIDRLRRRATTLDGQGLDEDPEAWGDLFCEVKALLALASPILIDLAAAARDAGVFDDSPESGTLVAGAFDAAEVTPFAPPLLAADAAAG; encoded by the coding sequence ATGACCCAACTGCTGCCGTCCGACGACAACCGTCCCGTCCTCGTCCTCGGTCCGAACCCGACGCCGAACGGCGGCATGCACCTCGGCCACATCGCCGGGCCGTACCTGGCCGGCGACGTCTACGCCCGGTACCAGCGAGCCCGCGGCCGGAACGTCATCTTCACCTCCGAGACCGACGACAGCCAGACCTATGTGGTGGCGTCGGCAGGCCGCGCGGGCATCACGCCCGAGGAGTTGTGCAAGCAGTCGACCGCGAAGATCCAGGCGGCGCTCAGCGCGATCGGCATCTCGATCGACGGGTTCGGCCCGTTCGACCAGACCTACCGCGCCACTGTGCTGCAGTACTTCAGCGCGCTGCACGCCGCCGGCGTGTTCCGGCTGAAGACCGTCCGGTTGCCCTTCCTCGAACGCACCGGCGAGTTCATGGTCGAGGGCCTGATCGAGGGCGACTGCCCGGTCTGCCTGACCAGCAGCCGCGGTGGCCTGTGCGAGACCTGCTGCCACCCGAACAACTTCGACCAGCTGATCAACCCGCACTCGACGATCAACCCCGACGACGAGCTGACCTACCGCGAGGCCACCATCATGGTGCTCCCGCTCGAGGAGTACCGAGCGCAACTGACGACGTACCACGAAAAGCTGGCGGCGCATCGGCGGCCGCACGTCCGGCAGATGATCGCCGAGCTGCTGTCCCGGCCTTTGCAGGACGTGCCGATCACGTTCCCGCTGACCTGGGGTATCGACGCCCAGTTCCCGGAGGTCCCCGGGCAGGTGCTGAACGCCTGGCTCGAACTGATCCCGGCCGGCATGTTCACCACGTCGTACGCCGCCGCGAAGCTCGGCCGGGACACTGTGCCCGGCGACCTGTGGCGTAAGGCCGAGGATCTGCGGATCGTGCACTTCCTCGGCTTCGACAACGCCTACTACTTCTGCCTTCCGCACATCGCGATGCTGATGGCGCACGGCGACAAGTACGTCTGGCCGGAGTCGATCATCAACAACGAGTTCTACGAGCTGGAGAGCTCGAAGTTCTCGACCAGCAAGGGACATGTGCTGACCCCCGAGGAGCTGCTCGAGGAGGTGCCGCGCGACATCGCCCGGCTGTACCTGGCGCTCACCGCACCGGAGTACCAGCGGTCCACCTTCAGCCGGGCGGGCCTCGACACGATGGCCGAGGAACGGCTGGTCGGCCCGTGGAACCAGCTGGCCGGCATCCTCGCCAAAGCGGTCGCGAACGCCGGCGGCGACAGCCGGCTGCCGGTCTCGGACGCGGGCCGGCAGCGCGTGGCACTGATGCTCGAGCGGTTCGACCTCGGCTACGAGATGCCGACGTTCAACCTGAACCGCTCGGCGGACACTGTGTTGGTCCAGATCGACCGGTTGCGACGGCGAGCGACGACCCTCGACGGCCAGGGCCTCGACGAGGACCCCGAAGCCTGGGGCGACCTGTTCTGCGAGGTCAAGGCGCTGCTCGCGCTGGCCTCGCCCATCCTCATCGATCTGGCCGCCGCCGCGCGCGACGCCGGCGTCTTCGACGACTCGCCGGAGAGCGGGACCCTGGTCGCCGGAGCCTTCGACGCCGCCGAGGTGACCCCGTTCGCGCCTCCCCTGCTGGCGGCCGACGCGGCCGCCGGGTGA
- a CDS encoding FAD-dependent oxidoreductase, with protein sequence MRITVVGGGVVGLLTAVECVRAPGVTRVELVDAGPIPSPTATSNDRLRVVRALHRGEPALTSAAARAHTGWLEVESLIGSRFYHPSGALTAMPERTVAGDLAVLIAAGARAWGLSPTDLAGRYPWIRFPAGSGAVLEATAGVVLADHALVAMARWLGSRPQVRLHPHQRVVEVTQHEQGGLIRFADGETRTADRVVVAAGPWSRELVPAAVASDLTLCRQSVLSYRPQSAGMPAVLGLGSAGDAWLMSAPAHSAASLRLSAASACRPAAGMTDRDTPDRWREHLIGVFTEVLAGFDPAAVVDCFDGFYLSERTRGGPLLASYGAGAIWAYAACGGMSFKFAPQIARALADRVVGATPRPTGLESVDQPRFLAAAGKE encoded by the coding sequence ATGCGCATCACCGTGGTCGGTGGTGGCGTCGTCGGCTTGCTCACCGCCGTCGAATGTGTCCGCGCGCCCGGCGTGACGCGGGTTGAACTCGTCGACGCCGGTCCGATCCCGTCGCCCACGGCCACCTCGAACGACCGGCTCCGGGTGGTCCGCGCCCTGCATCGCGGTGAGCCGGCGCTGACATCGGCGGCAGCCCGGGCCCACACGGGCTGGTTGGAGGTCGAGAGTCTGATCGGCTCGCGGTTCTATCACCCCTCCGGCGCGCTCACTGCGATGCCGGAGCGGACCGTGGCGGGCGACCTCGCCGTTCTCATCGCCGCCGGTGCGAGAGCCTGGGGTCTGTCGCCGACAGACTTGGCTGGACGGTATCCGTGGATCCGGTTCCCGGCCGGGTCCGGAGCCGTGCTGGAGGCCACCGCCGGCGTCGTCCTGGCCGACCATGCGCTCGTCGCGATGGCACGTTGGCTGGGTAGCAGGCCGCAGGTTCGGCTGCATCCGCACCAGCGGGTCGTCGAGGTGACCCAGCATGAACAGGGCGGACTGATCCGGTTCGCCGACGGCGAGACTCGTACCGCCGACCGGGTGGTCGTGGCGGCCGGGCCATGGTCCCGCGAGCTGGTGCCGGCCGCCGTCGCCTCCGATCTGACGCTGTGTCGGCAGAGCGTGCTGTCGTACCGGCCTCAGTCGGCCGGGATGCCCGCGGTCCTCGGACTCGGTTCGGCAGGCGACGCCTGGTTGATGTCAGCGCCGGCGCATTCGGCTGCGTCGTTGCGGCTGAGCGCAGCCAGCGCCTGCCGGCCGGCGGCCGGGATGACCGACCGGGACACCCCGGATCGATGGCGCGAACACCTCATCGGCGTCTTCACCGAGGTGCTCGCGGGCTTCGATCCGGCGGCAGTCGTCGACTGCTTCGACGGCTTCTACCTGTCCGAGCGGACCCGGGGCGGACCGCTGCTGGCGTCGTACGGCGCAGGCGCGATCTGGGCGTACGCCGCCTGCGGCGGAATGTCCTTCAAGTTCGCACCGCAGATCGCCCGCGCGCTCGCCGATCGCGTCGTTGGCGCAACCCCGCGCCCGACCGGCCTGGAGTCGGTCGACCAGCCGCGCTTTCTCGCCGCGGCCGGGAAGGAGTAG
- a CDS encoding ATP-grasp domain-containing protein encodes MKLLALEAVQNARYYQSRYRQIEEFGGTLFVLNGLGEPGYWPDERYRITGSRHIDDIIATARAWHAHERFDGVLTFSESGVLTVAAVAEALGLPGVGLDAARISRNKLLMREAQLRGGAPVPRFRLTPDVTAALAAADEFGYPIILKPTLGAASNFVFRIDGPDELRARFPQALEGMAGMSWFQMEADGLDLGPYGLLVESFLDGRELQIEALAWDDEVYLGGIVDRITVEGSTFDDDAHRAPTTLDAGELAAVHDVVTTAAHAQGLRRSVMHAEVRFHQGRPHLLEIAVRPGGGGLDYFARLSAGYCPIRAAMAVAAGTKPDVHHYRPTGVHLAGTCLIGGPGRVEEITVPPAVAGSDRVFFLKITAKPGDVIRRPPDGNNILGFLCTSGSTFDEAIRTAYEFAGQIDVRLTAPTRA; translated from the coding sequence GTGAAGCTACTTGCCCTCGAAGCGGTCCAGAACGCCCGCTACTACCAGTCCCGCTACCGCCAGATCGAGGAGTTCGGCGGGACCCTCTTCGTTCTCAACGGCCTCGGCGAACCCGGCTACTGGCCGGACGAGCGGTACCGGATCACCGGCTCCAGGCACATCGACGACATCATCGCGACCGCTCGCGCGTGGCATGCGCACGAGCGATTCGACGGCGTGCTCACCTTCTCCGAGTCCGGCGTACTCACGGTCGCCGCGGTGGCCGAGGCCCTCGGCCTGCCCGGAGTCGGCCTCGACGCCGCGCGGATCAGCCGGAACAAGCTCCTGATGCGCGAGGCCCAGTTGCGCGGTGGCGCTCCGGTCCCCCGCTTCCGGCTGACGCCGGACGTCACCGCCGCGCTCGCGGCCGCGGACGAGTTCGGCTACCCGATCATCCTCAAGCCGACTTTAGGTGCCGCGAGCAACTTCGTGTTCAGGATCGACGGCCCGGACGAACTGCGCGCCCGGTTCCCGCAGGCGCTCGAGGGCATGGCGGGGATGTCCTGGTTCCAGATGGAGGCCGACGGTCTCGACCTCGGCCCGTACGGACTGCTGGTCGAATCCTTCCTGGATGGCCGGGAGCTGCAGATCGAGGCACTCGCCTGGGACGACGAGGTGTATCTCGGCGGGATCGTCGACCGGATCACGGTCGAGGGCAGCACCTTCGACGACGACGCCCACCGGGCGCCCACGACCCTCGACGCCGGCGAACTCGCCGCCGTCCACGACGTCGTCACCACCGCCGCCCACGCGCAAGGTCTACGGCGCAGCGTGATGCACGCCGAGGTCCGCTTCCACCAAGGCCGGCCGCACCTGCTGGAGATCGCTGTCCGCCCCGGTGGCGGCGGGCTGGACTACTTCGCCCGGCTGAGTGCCGGATACTGCCCGATCCGCGCCGCGATGGCCGTCGCCGCCGGAACGAAGCCCGACGTGCATCACTACCGGCCGACCGGGGTACACCTGGCCGGCACCTGCCTGATCGGCGGACCTGGCCGGGTCGAGGAGATCACCGTGCCGCCCGCGGTGGCCGGGTCCGACCGGGTGTTCTTCCTGAAGATCACGGCCAAGCCCGGCGACGTGATCCGGCGCCCGCCGGACGGCAACAACATCCTCGGCTTCCTCTGTACCAGCGGGTCGACGTTCGACGAGGCGATCCGGACGGCGTACGAGTTCGCCGGGCAGATCGACGTACGCCTGACGGCCCCTACCCGAGCCTGA